A genomic stretch from Erigeron canadensis isolate Cc75 chromosome 9, C_canadensis_v1, whole genome shotgun sequence includes:
- the LOC122582015 gene encoding MACPF domain-containing protein At1g14780-like, which produces MDYSEKPIELRAIDSLGLGFDFASDFRLKFAKGCPGGGRLVELDESRKRDIILPGCNGATISGVSEDIHCDKGDHVRFKSDVLEFNKMSELLNQRASVQGKVPSGYFNALFDLSGAWLNDAADVKHLAFDAYYISLYYLHLTASPLVLKEIVKKSVPTHWNPELLARFIQTYGTHIIVGMGVGGQDIICVKQKPSSTISATDLRGYLEDLGDCLFLDGASPNLPERKRKDGKQKVPDVFNRMLQPHTMQFTNITETSSKDGLTIIGSKRGGDVFSDSHSKWLQTVGASPEAILLKFVPITSLLNGVPGSGYLSHAINLYLRYKPPPEDLQFFLEFQVPRQWAPLYCELPLRHQQRKTSYPWLLTGFMGPKIYISTTQVSSSKKPIIGLRMFLEGKKSNRLAVHVQHLSSLPNIMTHLTPTRPCQWRGSDEYDSSAQYLEPIRWKRYSNICASAVKHDPNWLPGDGTGGVFIVTGAQLVIKGKWPKTVLHLRLLFTHLPHCTIRKTEWANAPSVGRKSSIFTNLSTTFTFTNRSVADAPKQLPATLNSGVYPDGPPVPIRSTKLRKYVDIEEVVRGPHDMPGHWLVTAAKLVIDSGKIGLHVKFGLVDFPQEV; this is translated from the exons ATGGATTATTCGGAAAAACCAATTGAGCTGAGAGCGATTGATTCATTAGGGTTAGGATTtgattttgcaagtgattttaGATTGAAGTTTGCTAAAGGATGTCCAGGTGGCGGGAGATTAGTGGAGCTAGATGAAAGTAGAAAGAGAGATATTATTTTGCCTGGATGTAACGGGGCAACAATTTCTGGGGTTTCTGAAGATATTCATTGTGATAAAGGAGATCATGTTAGGTTTAAATCTGATGTTTTGGAGTTTAATAAg ATGTCAGAGTTACTTAATCAAAGAGCATCTGTACAAGGAAAAGTTCCTTCAGGGTATTTCAATGCATTGTTTGATTTAAGTGGGGCATGGTTAAATGATGCTGCAGATGTGAAACATCTTGCTTTTGATGCCTACTATATCTCCTTATATTATTTGCACCTTACTGCATCCCCGCTAGTGCTCAAAGAAATAGTAAAAAAGTCCGTTCCTACTCATTGGAATCCAGAGCTATTGGCTAG GTTCATCCAGACATATGGGACCCACATTATTGTAGGGATGGGTGTTGGTGGTCAAGATATCATATGTGTTAAGCAGAAACCATCATCTACAATATCAGCTACAGATCTTAGAGGATATTTAGAGGATCTTGGAGACTGTTTGTTCTTAGATGGGGCCAGTCCAAATTTAccagaaaggaaaagaaaagatggCAAGCAAAAA GTTCCAGATGTTTTCAATCGTATGTTGCAGCCACACACCATGCAGTTCACCAATATCACGGAAACTTCAAGCAAAGAT GGACTCACTATTATTGGATCTAAAAGGGGCGGGGATGTCTTTTCCGACAGTCACTCCAAATGGCTTCAGACTGTGGGTGCTAGTCCTGAAGCAATACTTCTCAAGTTTGTACCAATTACTTCTCTCCTTAATGGAGTACCTGGAAGTGGATATCTTAGCCATGCAATCAACTTATACTTACGAT ATAAGCCTCCACCTGAAGATTTACAATTTTTCTTGGAGTTCCAAGTTCCGAGACAATGGGCGCCTCTATATTGCGAGCTACCTCTTCGACATCAACAAAGAAAGACTTCTTACCCTTGGCTTCTAACTGGTTTCATGGGTCCTAAGATTTACATAAGTACAACTCAA GTTTCAAGCAGCAAAAAACCGATCATTGGTCTACGCATGTTTCTAGAAGGGAAAAAAAGCAACAGATTGGCAGTTCACGTGCAACATCTGTCGAGTCTTCCTAATATCATGACACATTTAACTCCTACCAGACCATGCCAGTGGCGAGGCTCGGATGAATATGATTCTAGCGCCCAATATCTAGAACCAATTAGATGGAAACGTTATTCGAACATCTGTGCATCTGCAGTCAAACATGATCCAAATTGGTTACCCGGAGACGGGACCGGGGGAGTCTTTATTGTGACTGGAGCTCAGCTCGTTATCAAGGGAAAATGGCCCAAAACTGTACTGCACCTTCGGTTACTTTTCACCCACCTCCCTCATTGCACCATCAGGAAAACGGAATGGGCCAATGCACCATCAGTAGGTCGAAAATCCAGTATCTTCACGAACTTGAGCACGACTTTTACATTCACGAATAGGTCAGTGGCTGATGCACCAAAGCAACTTCCCGCGACATTGAACTCAGGGGTGTATCCTGATGGCCCACCGGTGCCAATCAGGTCTACTAAATTGCGTAAGTATGTAGACATCGAGGAGGTGGTTCGTGGGCCACATGACATGCCAGGCCATTGGTTGGTAACTGCTGCTAAGTTGGTGATAGACAGCGGGAAGATTGGTTTGCATGTAAAGTTTGGATTAGTTGATTTTCCCCAGGAAGTTTAA
- the LOC122583921 gene encoding protein WHAT'S THIS FACTOR 1, chloroplastic: MELSLPHPVVFTTDKSVFSLKSDFLPSASFFKSESGKRDYNKVWKSRNLSFTIIASIKHVRDPSLDKHVVKQNKIRFVQKLKTLLLSKPKHYMPLHILGKCRSYLSLSKPRSLVSMIHRYPTIFELFTIPLPPTPFNATKTLPQLCVRLTPAAASLASEEAKLKTAMSNSLANKLQKLLMLSSHNRLLLSKLVHIGPDLGLPTNFRSRLCNEYPDKFKIVDTSYGRSLELVSCDIALANPLPFPDIKPLGLIVDRPLKFNRLRLRKGRNIKRHHEEFLIKFKEITDVCPYRTNVAEFPKESIKAEKRACDVVREILGMMVEKRTLVDHLTHFRKEFGLSNQLRAMLLRHPELFYVSLKGQRDSVFLVEGYDDKGTLLKKDESSIIKDLLLDMVKEGKWMRRERRNDVENGFSYETPIVTEEHGSLDEADDDLIDGLDDLFESDVYGLENIEGEEDILNVDSMHLAEEEEFWYSKDSQSLEPW, from the coding sequence ATGGAACTGTCTCTCCCTCATCCCGTGGTTTTTACGACTGATAAATCTGTTTTTTCACTAAAATCAGATTTTCTCCCTTCAGCTTCTTTCTTCAAGTCAGAATCTGGCAAGAGAGATTATAACAAGGTATGGAAGTCACGAAACCTCTCATTTACCATCATTGCATCTATCAAACATGTCCGTGATCCATCACTAGACAAGCATGTAGTGAAGCAAAATAAGATCCGTTTTGTGCAAAAGCTCAAAACTTTACTCCTTTCTAAACCGAAACACTATATGCCACTTCATATCCTTGGTAAATGCAGGTCCTATTTATCCCTTTCAAAGCCTCGATCACTTGTATCTATGATCCACCGTTACCCAACCATATTTGAACTATTCACTATACCTTTACCTCCCACACCATTCAACGCAACAAAAACACTTCCCCAACTATGTGTCCGGCTTACTCCAGCTGCCGCATCTTTGGCAAGTGAAGAAGCTAAACTCAAAACTGCTATGTCCAACTCCTTAGCCAATAAACTTCAAAAACTTCTTATGCTTTCCTCTCATAACAGGCTCCTTTTGTCAAAGTTGGTTCACATTGGCCCTGATCTTGGCCTCCCTACTAATTTCCGGTCCCGTCTTTGTAACGAGTACCCGGATAAATTTAAGATTGTTGACACCTCTTATGGGCGTTCTCTTGAGTTGGTGTCATGTGACATTGCTCTGGCTAATCCACTGCCTTTTCCTGATATAAAACCTCTTGGCTTGATAGTAGACAGACCATTAAAGTTCAACCGTTTGAGACTTCGTAAGGGGAGGAATATAAAGAGACATCATGAGGAATTCTTGATTAAGTTCAAAGAAATAACGGATGTGTGTCCATATCGTACAAATGTTGCAGAGTTCCCAAAAGAATCTATCAAGGCAGAAAAGAGGGCTTGTGATGTAGTAAGGGAGATATTAGGTATGATGGTTGAAAAACGAACATTAGTCGATCATTTGACACATTTTCGGAAAGAGTTTGGTCTGTCAAACCAGTTGAGAGCTATGCTGTTGAGGCACCCAGAATTATTTTATGTGAGCTTGAAGGGCCAGAGGGACTCGGTTTTTCTGGTGGAGGGGTATGATGACAAGGGTACACTTTTAAAGAAAGATGAATCATCtataataaaagatttgttATTGGACATGGTTAAGGAAGGGAAATGGATGAGGCGAGAGAGAAGGAACGATGTTGAAAATGGCTTTAGTTATGAAACTCCTATAGTTACAGAAGAGCATGGCAGTCTTGATGAGGCTGATGATGATCTTATTGACGGCTTGGATGACTTATTTGAATCTGACGTTTATGGTTTAGAGAACATCGAAGGAGAAgaagatattttaaatgttGATTCAATGCATCTAGCTGAGGAAGAAGAGTTTTGGTATAGCAAGGACAGTCAATCTTTAGAACCTTGGTGA
- the LOC122583922 gene encoding F-box/kelch-repeat protein At3g06240-like isoform X1: protein MTQFLPPEIIAQIIIKLDVRDLIRYKSVSKSWLSLITSPDFVKGHLECSRRHDHDNIGNRRIVMSSFPGSELSHISETSGIYFDRNINHLLGSSNGLVCIFLTHNNFLVVNAETREVKKLKKPQFPFLGACMYGFGYDSSKDDYKVVVGIQKDKGRMCFYMLTLKSNTWEVIGDVDYTCISRVGVLYNGALHWVAYHGAPQNKQQVILSLDLSENEFKEISQPDDERYKLEVGSHWRMRLGIFDDCLCAFYHGMLPCSIWVMSEYNVKQSWQRLSEPNIHTEIVHQLKQLKRYIPNSRSLCHKIWLSQGTRYVGTPLYVPSLVSPHGCRKLKRKREATRSIKSGKVPNCPISCSHTTDSSDVVNYER from the exons ATGACACAGTTCCTTCCACCTGAAATCATTGCGCAAATAATCATCAAATTAGATGTGAGAGATTTAATCCGTTACAAGAGCGTTTCAAAGTCATGGTTATCTTTGATCACTAGCCCTGATTTTGTTAAAGGCCATCTTGAATGTAGTCGTCGCCATGATCACGACAATATTGGAAATAGGAGAATCGTTATGTCTTCTTTTCCTGGCTCTGAGTTGTCGCATATATCCGAGACTAGTGGCATCTATTTTGACCGTAACATTAATCATCTACTTGGATCTTCCAATGGTTTGGTATGCATTTTTCTTActcataataattttttagttGTTAATGCTGAAACTCGAGAGGTAAAGAAACTTAAAAAACCCcaatttccttttcttggagcTTGTATGTATGGTTTTGGTTACGATTCATCCAAAGATGATTACAAGGTGGTAGTAGGGATTCAGAAAGATAAAGGTCGTATGTGTTTTTATATGTTAACTTTAAAATCTAATACCTGGGAAGTTATTGGAGATGTGGATTATACTTGTATTAGTAGGGTTGGTGTCCTTTACAATGGAGCACTTCATTGGGTTGCATATCATGGTGCACCTCAGAATAAGCAGCAAGTAATTCTTTCTCTGGACTTATCTGAGAATGAGTTTAAGGAGATTTCGCAACCTGATGATGAGAGATATAAACTTGAGGTTGGTAGCCACTGGAGAATGCGTTTGGGGATATTTGATGACTGTCTGTGTGCATTTTACCATGGTATGTTACCCTGCAGTATATGGGTGATGAGCGAGTACAATGTTAAACAGTCTTGGCAGCGATTGTCAGAACCGAATATTCATACTGAAATTGTACACCAATTGAAACAATTAAAGCGCTACATTCCTAATAGTCGGTCTTTATGTCATAAAATTTGGTTGTCTCAAGGTACAAGGTATGTAGGGACCCCTCTGTATGTGCCAAGTCTTGTATCTCCCCATGGTTGCAGGAAGCtgaagagaaagagagaggcAACAAGAAGCATAAAGAGTGGAAAG GTACCAAATTGTCCTATATCATGTTCACATACAACGGATTCAAGTGACGTGGTAAATTATGAAAG GTAA
- the LOC122583855 gene encoding translocase of chloroplast 34, chloroplastic — protein sequence MASQFTHEWSGIQKFPPATQDKLLELLGKLKEKKMNRLTILVLGKGGVGKSSTVNSIIGERVVTVSAFQSEVPRPTMVSRERSGFTLNIIDTPGIVEGGFVNDQALDVIKRFLLNKTIDVLLYVDRLDSYRVDMLDSQVVKAISDSFGQEIWRRAIVVLTHAQLSPPDYLTYDEFLAKRFEAVLKVVNVGARFKKQDLQNFSIPVGLVENSGRCNKNENDEKTLPNGTAWIPSIVETITKIALTESKSILVDQKLIDGPNPNDRGKLFIPLILLFQYFFVIKPLQRSIKNDIDKEAKPLWA from the exons ATGGCGTCTCAGTTTACCCATGAATGGAGTGGGATTCAGAAATTCCCTCCTGCGACCCAAGACAAGCTTCTTGAATTGTTGGGGAAACTGAAGGAGAAG AAAATGAACAGGTTGACAATCCTGGTATTGGGGAAAGGTGGAGTTGGAAAATCTTCGACTGTGAACTCTATCATTGGCGAGAGAGTAGTTACTGTCAGTGCCTTCCAG TCGGAAGTGCCAAGACCTACAATGGTTTCACGGGAGCGGTCAGGGTTCACACTCAATATTATTGACACGCCAGGGATAGTGGAAGGAGGATTTGTCAATGACCAAGCCCTTGATGTTATTAAAAG GTTTCTTCTGAACAAAACGATAGATGTTTTGCTTTATGTGGACCGATTAGATTCCTATAGAGTTGATATGTTAGATTCACAGGTTGTAAAAGCCATAAGCGATAGTTTTGGTCAAGAAATATGGCGTAGAGCCATTGTAGTGCTGACACATGCTCAGCTATCCCCTCCGGATTATCTTACTTATGATGAGTTTTTGGCAAAAAGATTCGAGGCTGTTCTCAAGGTTGTAAATGTTGGTGCTAGGTTTAAAAAGCAAGATCTCCAG AACTTTTCCATTCCCGTTGGCTTGGTTGAGAACAGTGGCAGGTGTAATAAAAACGAGAATGATGAAAAG ACACTTCCAAATGGGACTGCTTGGATTCCCAGCATTGTCGAAACAATCACAAAAATCGCATTGACTGAAAGCAAAAGCATATTGGTTGACCAGAAGTTGATTGATGGCCCCAACCCAAACGACAGAGGAAAGTTATTTATTCCTCTAATCCTGTTATTTCAA TACTTCTTTGTCATTAAGCCATTACAAAGATCAATCAAGAATGATATCGACAAAGAGGCGAAGCCTTTATGGGCATGA
- the LOC122583922 gene encoding F-box/kelch-repeat protein At3g06240-like isoform X2, whose translation MTQFLPPEIIAQIIIKLDVRDLIRYKSVSKSWLSLITSPDFVKGHLECSRRHDHDNIGNRRIVMSSFPGSELSHISETSGIYFDRNINHLLGSSNGLVCIFLTHNNFLVVNAETREVKKLKKPQFPFLGACMYGFGYDSSKDDYKVVVGIQKDKGRMCFYMLTLKSNTWEVIGDVDYTCISRVGVLYNGALHWVAYHGAPQNKQQVILSLDLSENEFKEISQPDDERYKLEVGSHWRMRLGIFDDCLCAFYHGMLPCSIWVMSEYNVKQSWQRLSEPNIHTEIVHQLKQLKRYIPNSRSLCHKIWLSQGTRYVGTPLYVPSLVSPHGCRKLKRKREATRSIKSGKVSKDTISG comes from the exons ATGACACAGTTCCTTCCACCTGAAATCATTGCGCAAATAATCATCAAATTAGATGTGAGAGATTTAATCCGTTACAAGAGCGTTTCAAAGTCATGGTTATCTTTGATCACTAGCCCTGATTTTGTTAAAGGCCATCTTGAATGTAGTCGTCGCCATGATCACGACAATATTGGAAATAGGAGAATCGTTATGTCTTCTTTTCCTGGCTCTGAGTTGTCGCATATATCCGAGACTAGTGGCATCTATTTTGACCGTAACATTAATCATCTACTTGGATCTTCCAATGGTTTGGTATGCATTTTTCTTActcataataattttttagttGTTAATGCTGAAACTCGAGAGGTAAAGAAACTTAAAAAACCCcaatttccttttcttggagcTTGTATGTATGGTTTTGGTTACGATTCATCCAAAGATGATTACAAGGTGGTAGTAGGGATTCAGAAAGATAAAGGTCGTATGTGTTTTTATATGTTAACTTTAAAATCTAATACCTGGGAAGTTATTGGAGATGTGGATTATACTTGTATTAGTAGGGTTGGTGTCCTTTACAATGGAGCACTTCATTGGGTTGCATATCATGGTGCACCTCAGAATAAGCAGCAAGTAATTCTTTCTCTGGACTTATCTGAGAATGAGTTTAAGGAGATTTCGCAACCTGATGATGAGAGATATAAACTTGAGGTTGGTAGCCACTGGAGAATGCGTTTGGGGATATTTGATGACTGTCTGTGTGCATTTTACCATGGTATGTTACCCTGCAGTATATGGGTGATGAGCGAGTACAATGTTAAACAGTCTTGGCAGCGATTGTCAGAACCGAATATTCATACTGAAATTGTACACCAATTGAAACAATTAAAGCGCTACATTCCTAATAGTCGGTCTTTATGTCATAAAATTTGGTTGTCTCAAGGTACAAGGTATGTAGGGACCCCTCTGTATGTGCCAAGTCTTGTATCTCCCCATGGTTGCAGGAAGCtgaagagaaagagagaggcAACAAGAAGCATAAAGAGTGGAAAG GTAAGCAAGGATACTATCTCGGGATAG
- the LOC122582014 gene encoding phosphoglucan, water dikinase, chloroplastic: MDSLRALNCCSATTNKNPSSSLNNQISKEFRFLNCHNKQRTYKVVGFFKPTFIHHLGFHQQPFSPILCALSTQTREGETGETEMKSKAARGMVQLSLRLDHQVKFGEHVGVLGSTKEFGSWKKKKQLNWTETGWILDMECKAGETIEFKFIVEQMDKSMVWEGGDNRVLKLPQSGSFEIICHWNMTNEPVNLLPVDGREYEVEVESVDEQKDDNGSLVSEGATNTFVEKWQGNEASFMQSNDHSSRERQRHWDTSGLEGVVLKLVEGDKSARNWWKKLAVICDLVSESMEGAERLDALIYAAIYLKWINTGQIPCFEDGGHHRPNHHAEISRQIFRELERISSRKDTSPLDLLVIRKIHPCLPSFKAEFTASVPLTRIRDIAHRNDIPHNLKQEIKHTIQNKLHRCAGPEDLIATAAMLERITKNPGEYNEAFVEQFKIFHHELKDFFNAASLTEQLESIKESFDEKSKARLSLFLECKKALDNFQGTPDVLKGNGIELLIDTIQSLNDLRVIVTKGLESGIRNDAPDTAIAMRQKWRLAEIGLEDYAFVLMSRYLNALDAAGGAQWLAENVNSKNVNSWSYPIGALVVGIRQLGLSGWKLEECKAIENELLAWKEKGLLEKEGNEDGKTIWALRIKATLDRSKRLIDEYSEALLQIFPPKVEMLGKALGIPENSVRTFTEAEIRAGIIFQVSKLCTMLLKGVRTTLGSQGFDVLVPGSAHGTLIQVERIIPGILPSAVEGPVILMVSKADGDEEVTAAGNNIVGVILLQELPHLSHLGVRARQEKVAFVTCEDDDKIESIKKLEGKYVRLDASPSGVNVILSSLEDGVRERPVETTSNGTPTDSAPKSIYSSKGVSTGDIIPLADADVQTSGAKAASCGSLASLAAVSAKVYSDQGVPASFNVPNGAVIPFGTMELAIEENKSTEAFESLLEQIETAKMEGGDLDKLCNELQTLITSLQLPNQILESLGKLFEGNARLIVRSSANVEDLAGMSAAGLYDSIPNVTLSNPVNFGKAVSRVWASLYTRRAVLSRRVAGVPQKAASMAVLVQEMLSPDLSFVLHTVSPTDNDHNLVEAEIAPGLGETLASGTRGTPWRLSSGKLDGVVRTLAFANFSEEMVVGGLTDGEVLHLTVDYSKKPLTVNPVFRQQFGQKLGAVGLFLERKFGCAQDVEGCMVGKDLFIVQTRPQPL, translated from the exons ATGGATTCTCTGCGTGCACTGAATTGTTGCTCTGCAACAACAAACAAGAATCCATCATCAAGTTTAAATAACCAAATTTCAAAAGAATTCAGATTCTTGAATTGCCATAATAAGCAAAGAACTTATAAAGTTGTGGGCTTTTTTAAGCCAACATTTATTCACCATTTGGGTTTTCATCAACAGCCATTTTCTCCCATTCTTTGTGCTCTTTCCACTCAAACCag AGAAGGGGAGACAGGGGAAACAGAGATGAAATCAAAAGCAGCCCGTGGGATGGTCCAGCTAAGTCTCCGGTTAGACCATCAGGTTAAATTTGGTGAGCATGTTGGAGTCTTGGGGTCAACAAAAGAATTTGGTTCAtggaaaaagaagaaacaatTGAACTGGACGGAGACCGGTTGGATTTTGGACATGGAATGTAAAGCGGGTGAAACAATCGAATTTAAATTTATCGTTGAGCAAATGGACAAGAGCATGGTTTGGGAAGGTGGTGATAATCGAGTCTTGAAGCTCCCGCAATCTGGGAGTTTTGAGATCATTTGTCATTGGAATATGACTAATGAGCCTGTAAATCTATTGCCTGTGGATGGCAGAGAATATGAGGTTGAAGTGGAAAGTGTAGATGAACAAAAAGACGATAATGGGTCTCTAGTTTCAGAGGGTGCAACGAATACTTTTGTGGAGAAATGGCAAGGGAATGAAGCATCATTCATGCAATCAAATGACCACAGCAGTAGAGAAAGACAAAGACATTGGGATACCTCAGGGCTTGAAGGGGTAGTTTTGAAGTTAGTTGAAGGTGACAAGAGTGCCAGGAACTGGTGGAAAAAG CTTGCAGTTATTTGTGATCTAGTCAGTGAAAGTATGGAAGGTGCGGAACGTTTGGATGCTCTGATATATGCGGCCATTTATCTTAAG TGGATAAATACCGGGCAAATTCCTTGCTTTGAGGATGGGGGTCATCACAGGCCGAATCATCATGCTGAAATTTCCAGGCAAATATTTAGGGAATTGGAACGGATATCTAGCAGGAAAGATACTTCGCCACTG GACTTGCTAGTAATCCGCAAAATTCATCCATGCTTACCATCTTTTAAGGCAGAATTTACTGCATCTGTTCCTCTAACTCGAATTAGAGACATTGCTCACCGAAACGACATCCCGCATAACCTCAAG CAAGAAATCAAACATACAATACAGAACAAGCTTCACAGGTGTGCTGGCCCAGAAGATTTAATTGCCACTGCTGCAATGCTCGAGAGAATCACTAAGAATCCGGGAGAATATAATGAAGCATTCGTTGAGCAGTTCAAAATATTCCATCATGAACTCAAGGATTTCTTTAATGCTGCGAG CCTTACGGAACAACTTGAGTCAATTAAAGAATCTTTTGATGAAAAGAGCAAAGCAAGGCTTTCATTGTTCTTGGAGTGCAAGAAG GCTTTGGACAATTTCCAAGGAACGCCTGATGTTTTGAAAGGCAACGGGATAGAACTATTGATCGATACCATTCAATCATTAAATGATCTTCGCGTGATAGTTACAAAAGGTCTTGAAAGTGGTATCCGCAATGACGCTCCTGATACTGCAATAGCAATGCGCCAAAAG TGGCGTCTAGCTGAAATTGGACTTGAGGACTATGCATTTGTTCTCATGAGCAG ATACCTCAACGCACTTGATGCTGCTGGTGGAGCCCAATGGCTTGCAGAAAATGTGAATTCGAAAAATGTTAACTCATGGAGTTACCCGATTGGTGCTCTTGTTGTCGGCATCCGTCAGCTAGGGTTATCTGGGTGGAAGTTGGAAGAATGTAAAGCAATTGAAAATGAACTTCTTGCTTGGAAAGAGAAAGGTCTTTTGGAAAAAGAAG GTAATGAAGACGGGAAGACTATATGGGCTTTAAGGATCAAAGCCACACTGGATAGATCGAAAAGGCTCATTGATGAATATTCCGAAGCACTTCTCCAAATATTTCCTCCAAAAGTAGAG ATGTTGGGCAAGGCTCTTGGAATCCCTGAAAATAGTGTTAGAACATTCACCGAGGCAGAGATTCGTGCTGG CATTATTTTTCAGGTTTCCAAGCTTTGCACAATGCTTCTAAAGGGGGTCAGGACTACACTAGGATCTCAAGGTTTTGATGTTCTTGTTCCCGGGTCAGCTCATGGAACTTTGATACAG GTCGAAAGAATAATTCCGGGTATACTCCCATCAGCGGTTGAAGGACCTGTTATTCTTATGGTCAGCAAAGCCGATGGAGACGAGGAG GTAACTGCTGCAGGAAACAACATAGTGGGAGTCATTTTGCTCCAGGAGTTGCCTCACTTATCTCATCTTGGTGTTAGGGCCCgacaa GAAAAAGTGGCTTTTGTGACATGTGAGGATGATGATAAAATTGAAAGTATCAAAAAGCTTGAGGGGAAATATGTGAG GTTAGATGCATCCCCATCAGGTGTTAATGTGATTCTTTCTTCGTTGGAGGACGGTGTTAGGGAGCGTCCTGTGGAAACTACATCAAATGGCACTCCAACAGATTCAGCTCCCAAATCCATCTACTCAAGCAAG GGTGTTTCTACGGGCGACATTATACCACTTGCCGATGCAGATGTACAAACTTCTGGTGCAAAGGCAGCCTCTTGTGGCAGCCTAGCTTCTCTAGCTGCAGTTTCTGCTAAAG TTTATAGCGACCAAGGAGTTCCAGCATCCTTTAATGTGCCAAATGGGGCAGTTATTCCTTTTGGTACTATGGAACTTGCTATAGAAGAAAACAAGTCAACAGAAGCTTTTGAGTCATTATTGGAACAGATCGAAACCGCTAAAATGGAGGGTGGAGATCTCGATAAACTGTGTAATGAACTGCAAACCTTGATCACCTCCCTGCAACTTCCTAACCAAATTCTTGAAAGTTTAGGGAAATTGTTCGAGGGTAATGCACGATTGATCGTCCGGTCCAGTGCTAATGTTGAGGATTTAGCTGGAATGTCGGCTGCAGGGCTTTATGACTCTATTCCTAATGTTACCCTTTCGAATCCAGTCAATTTCGGAAAAGCTGTTAGTCGAGTATGGGCTTCCTTATACACCCGAAGAGCGGTGTTGAGTCGTAGAGTTGCTGGTGTGCCACAGAAGGCGGCTTCCATGGCAGTTTTAGTCCAGGAGATGCTTTCACCGGACCTTTCGTTTGTGCTCCACACCGTCAGCCCGACAGACAACGACCATAACTTGGTGGAAGCCGAGATAGCACCAGGGCTCGGTGAGACACTAGCCTCCGGCACCAGAGGTACACCGTGGCGTCTTTCTTCTGGAAAACTTGATGGTGTGGTTCGGACCCTGGCATTTGCAAATTTCAGTGAGGAGATGGTGGTTGGAGGTCTGACAGATGGAGAGGTGCTCCATTTGACGGTTGACTATAGCAAGAAGCCGTTGACAGTCAACCCTGTTTTCCGGCAACAGTTTGGGCAGAAGCTAGGTGCTGTGGGTTTGTTTCTTGAGCGAAAGTTTGGGTGTGCTCAAGATGTTGAAGGATGCATGGTTGGTAAAGACTTGTTCATTGTTCAGACCCGACCTCAACCGCTGTAA